Proteins from a genomic interval of Xylocopa sonorina isolate GNS202 chromosome 6, iyXylSono1_principal, whole genome shotgun sequence:
- the LOC143424520 gene encoding uncharacterized protein LOC143424520 isoform X1 produces MEEPQKLFRLPGTIEEEEEKDIEVQGHHLPLPENPIAVDSPLLGQRNTGTLSSLPRNVTLVRVSTQSSSIGGVGRQDSTRSRFRAGPTRKLRRRAVLKNGECNVLQSRISRRSLRFLQDIFTTLVDTQWRWTLLCFSLSFVLSWLGFAVIWWLIAFTHGDFDERHLPQFQIENNWTPCVYNIFSFTSCFLFSIETQHTIGYGSRSTTEECPEAIFVMCIQSIAGVMIQAFMVGIVFAKMSRPKQRTQTLLFSRNAVICQRDGELCLMFRVGDMRKSHIIGAAVRAQVIRSRTTKEGEVLSQNQQELAVGTDGQNGDLFFIWPTTIVHKINAESPFYNMSAEDMLTERFEVVAILEGTIESTGQTTQARSSYLPQEILWGHRFEPMVTYSKERQGYEVDYSLFNSTTQVDTPLCSGRELAEFYKVQEELRHGNGMIVDEDFLTESCQDNQCHCGHRPLIVTGQHHQNHPLIYADSGRSETSADEATTCRNACRDSTCHGPPTPNRDHGHYKILDFDPDGIQVMGEVDLQHLPEAVNKEILKNSREIIFEEPQTSREGSPLLLKSSNRKTVKHNPTDEEKKYTLYGSKKSLYYKNILRCMDEDKRSLDGSRQNLNGSRKYLLISLDSKNVEPGHKESFTAARRHTGSRERLNNIRRNICTKVLRETPEFDTKGKLNLNDDRLMIEMEKSAKPPHLQEVSEGNRTSLSNPNLSPNEYVPPSKCVKSQVPTLPISTVSDTSPESGFYEGTQWSSSPEYVRKDLRIPNESVITRNRRSYENAQLQDVNEALSRPNSDNSSLDSEESTRNLPNDGGPRKCNAKSTATNQPVSYTSV; encoded by the exons GAGTCGGTTCAGAGCAGGACCAACGCGAAAGCTGCGTCGCCGAGCCGTATTGAAAAACGGCGAATGCAACGTCCTCCAGTCCCGAATTTCCAGGCGGTCCCTGCGTTTCCTCCAGGACATCTTCACGACCCTGGTGGACACGCAATGGCGGTGGACATTGCTCTGCTTCAGCCTGAGCTTCGTGCTCTCCTGGCTCGGTTTCGCGGTGATTTGGTGGCTGATCGCGTTCACCCACGGTGACTTCGACGAACGGCACCTGCCGCAGTTCCAGATCGAGAACAACTGGACGCCTTGCGTCTACAACATCTTCTCCTTTACGAGCTGCTTCCTTTTCAGCATCGAAACGCAGCACACGATCGGTTACGGTAGCCGTTCGACCACCGAAGAGTGCCCCGAGGCGATCTTCGTCATGTGCATTCAGAGCATCGCCGGTGTGATGATCCAGGCGTTCATGGTGGGCATAGTGTTCGCGAAGATGAGCAGGCCCAAGCAAAGGACTCAAACGTTATTGTTCTCGAGGAACGCGGTGATTTGCCAAAGGGACGGCGAGCTTTGCTTGATGTTCCGGGTCGGTGATATGAGAAAGAGTCACATAATCGGAGCCGCGGTACGAGCCCAAGTGATTAGGTCCAGAACGACCAAGGAGGGCGAGGTGTTGTCGCAGAATCAGCAGGAACTGGCCGTGGGTACCGACGGGCAGAACGGCGACCTCTTCTTCATCTGGCCGACCACCATCGTTCACAAAATCAACGCGGAATCCCCGTTTTACAACATGTCCGCCGAGGACATGCTCACGGAGAGATTCGAGGTCGTGGCCATCCTCGAGGGTACCATAGAGTCTACCGGACAAACGACGCAAGCTAGATCCAGCTACCTACCACAGGAGATACTTTGGGGCCATAGATTCGAGCCGATGGTCACATACTCGAAGGAGAGGCAGGGTTACGAAGTCGATTATTCGTTGTTCAATAGCACCACGCAGGTGGACACACCTTTGTGCTCGGGCAGAGAGCTAGCCGAGTTTTACAAGGTGCAGGAAGAACTTCGTCACGGAAATG GTATGATTGTTGACGAAGATTTCCTAACGGAGTCCTGTCAGGACAACCAGTGCCACTGCGGTCATCGTCCGCTGATTGTAACGGGTCAGCATCACCAAAACCATCCCCTGATCTACGCGGATAGCGGCAGAAGCGAAACCAGCGCTGACGAGGCGACCACCTGTAGGAACGCCTGCAGAGATTCAACTTGCCATGGCCCTCCTACACCGAATCGCGATCACGGCCATTACAAAATCCTAGATTTCGATCCTGACGGTATTCAAGTGATGGGCGAGGTCGACTTGCAACATTTACCCGAGGCGGTGAACAAGGAGATCCTGAAGAACAGTCGTGAGATCATTTTCGAGGAGCCACAAACCTCCAGAGAGGGAAGTCCGCTGTTACTAAAATCGTCTAATCGAAAGACTGTAAAACACAATCCAACGGATGAGGAAAAAAAATATACTTTGTACGGTTCGAAGAAAAGCCTCTACTACAAGAACATTCTAAGGTGTATGGATGAGGACAAGAGATCTCTGGATGGGTCCAGACAGAATCTGAACGGGTCCAGAAAGTATCTATTGATATCTCTGGATAGTAAGAACGTAGAACCTGGTCATAAAGAAAGTTTCACTGCCGCTAGACGTCACACAGGCAGCAGGGAGCGATTGAACAATATCAGAAGGAATATTTGTACGAAAGTACTGAGAGAGACACCTGAATTCGACACCAAAGGAAAACTGAACCTGAACGACGATAGACTGATGATCGAAATGGAGAAATCTGCGAAACCACCTCATCTACAGGAGGTATCCGAAGGCAACAGAACCTCGCTGTCAAACCCTAATTTGTCACCCAACGAATACGTTCCTCCCTCGAAGTGTGTCAAATCGCAGGTACCAACGTTACCGATCTCTACAGTGTCCGATACCTCGCCAGAGTCTGGCTTCTACGAGGGGACCCAGTGGAGCTCCAGCCCAGAGTACGTCAGGAAGGATCTTCGAATTCCCAACGAGTCCGTGATCACTCGAAACAGAAGGAGCTACGAGAACGCCCAGCTTCAGGACGTGAACGAGGCCCTGTCCAGGCCTAACAGCGACAACAGTTCGTTGGACAGCGAAGAATCGACGAGGAATTTGCCGAACGACGGTGGTCCGCGTAAATGCAACGCGAAGAGCACCGCCACCAACCAGCCGGTCTCTTACACGAGCGTTTGA
- the LOC143424520 gene encoding uncharacterized protein LOC143424520 isoform X2 has protein sequence MNGNVAGSEVRNANSSSPDRGEKQNLLASFAQTTAVIVPKSQNSSFRSRSRFRAGPTRKLRRRAVLKNGECNVLQSRISRRSLRFLQDIFTTLVDTQWRWTLLCFSLSFVLSWLGFAVIWWLIAFTHGDFDERHLPQFQIENNWTPCVYNIFSFTSCFLFSIETQHTIGYGSRSTTEECPEAIFVMCIQSIAGVMIQAFMVGIVFAKMSRPKQRTQTLLFSRNAVICQRDGELCLMFRVGDMRKSHIIGAAVRAQVIRSRTTKEGEVLSQNQQELAVGTDGQNGDLFFIWPTTIVHKINAESPFYNMSAEDMLTERFEVVAILEGTIESTGQTTQARSSYLPQEILWGHRFEPMVTYSKERQGYEVDYSLFNSTTQVDTPLCSGRELAEFYKVQEELRHGNGMIVDEDFLTESCQDNQCHCGHRPLIVTGQHHQNHPLIYADSGRSETSADEATTCRNACRDSTCHGPPTPNRDHGHYKILDFDPDGIQVMGEVDLQHLPEAVNKEILKNSREIIFEEPQTSREGSPLLLKSSNRKTVKHNPTDEEKKYTLYGSKKSLYYKNILRCMDEDKRSLDGSRQNLNGSRKYLLISLDSKNVEPGHKESFTAARRHTGSRERLNNIRRNICTKVLRETPEFDTKGKLNLNDDRLMIEMEKSAKPPHLQEVSEGNRTSLSNPNLSPNEYVPPSKCVKSQVPTLPISTVSDTSPESGFYEGTQWSSSPEYVRKDLRIPNESVITRNRRSYENAQLQDVNEALSRPNSDNSSLDSEESTRNLPNDGGPRKCNAKSTATNQPVSYTSV, from the exons ATGAACGGAAACGTAGCGGGAAGTGAAGTTAGAAACGCGAACTCGTCCTCGCCTGACAGAGGAGAGAAACAAAATCTGTTGGCATCGTTCGCTCAAACCACAGCTGTTATAGTGCCAAAGAGCCAGAATTCGTCGTTCAGAAGCAG GAGTCGGTTCAGAGCAGGACCAACGCGAAAGCTGCGTCGCCGAGCCGTATTGAAAAACGGCGAATGCAACGTCCTCCAGTCCCGAATTTCCAGGCGGTCCCTGCGTTTCCTCCAGGACATCTTCACGACCCTGGTGGACACGCAATGGCGGTGGACATTGCTCTGCTTCAGCCTGAGCTTCGTGCTCTCCTGGCTCGGTTTCGCGGTGATTTGGTGGCTGATCGCGTTCACCCACGGTGACTTCGACGAACGGCACCTGCCGCAGTTCCAGATCGAGAACAACTGGACGCCTTGCGTCTACAACATCTTCTCCTTTACGAGCTGCTTCCTTTTCAGCATCGAAACGCAGCACACGATCGGTTACGGTAGCCGTTCGACCACCGAAGAGTGCCCCGAGGCGATCTTCGTCATGTGCATTCAGAGCATCGCCGGTGTGATGATCCAGGCGTTCATGGTGGGCATAGTGTTCGCGAAGATGAGCAGGCCCAAGCAAAGGACTCAAACGTTATTGTTCTCGAGGAACGCGGTGATTTGCCAAAGGGACGGCGAGCTTTGCTTGATGTTCCGGGTCGGTGATATGAGAAAGAGTCACATAATCGGAGCCGCGGTACGAGCCCAAGTGATTAGGTCCAGAACGACCAAGGAGGGCGAGGTGTTGTCGCAGAATCAGCAGGAACTGGCCGTGGGTACCGACGGGCAGAACGGCGACCTCTTCTTCATCTGGCCGACCACCATCGTTCACAAAATCAACGCGGAATCCCCGTTTTACAACATGTCCGCCGAGGACATGCTCACGGAGAGATTCGAGGTCGTGGCCATCCTCGAGGGTACCATAGAGTCTACCGGACAAACGACGCAAGCTAGATCCAGCTACCTACCACAGGAGATACTTTGGGGCCATAGATTCGAGCCGATGGTCACATACTCGAAGGAGAGGCAGGGTTACGAAGTCGATTATTCGTTGTTCAATAGCACCACGCAGGTGGACACACCTTTGTGCTCGGGCAGAGAGCTAGCCGAGTTTTACAAGGTGCAGGAAGAACTTCGTCACGGAAATG GTATGATTGTTGACGAAGATTTCCTAACGGAGTCCTGTCAGGACAACCAGTGCCACTGCGGTCATCGTCCGCTGATTGTAACGGGTCAGCATCACCAAAACCATCCCCTGATCTACGCGGATAGCGGCAGAAGCGAAACCAGCGCTGACGAGGCGACCACCTGTAGGAACGCCTGCAGAGATTCAACTTGCCATGGCCCTCCTACACCGAATCGCGATCACGGCCATTACAAAATCCTAGATTTCGATCCTGACGGTATTCAAGTGATGGGCGAGGTCGACTTGCAACATTTACCCGAGGCGGTGAACAAGGAGATCCTGAAGAACAGTCGTGAGATCATTTTCGAGGAGCCACAAACCTCCAGAGAGGGAAGTCCGCTGTTACTAAAATCGTCTAATCGAAAGACTGTAAAACACAATCCAACGGATGAGGAAAAAAAATATACTTTGTACGGTTCGAAGAAAAGCCTCTACTACAAGAACATTCTAAGGTGTATGGATGAGGACAAGAGATCTCTGGATGGGTCCAGACAGAATCTGAACGGGTCCAGAAAGTATCTATTGATATCTCTGGATAGTAAGAACGTAGAACCTGGTCATAAAGAAAGTTTCACTGCCGCTAGACGTCACACAGGCAGCAGGGAGCGATTGAACAATATCAGAAGGAATATTTGTACGAAAGTACTGAGAGAGACACCTGAATTCGACACCAAAGGAAAACTGAACCTGAACGACGATAGACTGATGATCGAAATGGAGAAATCTGCGAAACCACCTCATCTACAGGAGGTATCCGAAGGCAACAGAACCTCGCTGTCAAACCCTAATTTGTCACCCAACGAATACGTTCCTCCCTCGAAGTGTGTCAAATCGCAGGTACCAACGTTACCGATCTCTACAGTGTCCGATACCTCGCCAGAGTCTGGCTTCTACGAGGGGACCCAGTGGAGCTCCAGCCCAGAGTACGTCAGGAAGGATCTTCGAATTCCCAACGAGTCCGTGATCACTCGAAACAGAAGGAGCTACGAGAACGCCCAGCTTCAGGACGTGAACGAGGCCCTGTCCAGGCCTAACAGCGACAACAGTTCGTTGGACAGCGAAGAATCGACGAGGAATTTGCCGAACGACGGTGGTCCGCGTAAATGCAACGCGAAGAGCACCGCCACCAACCAGCCGGTCTCTTACACGAGCGTTTGA